Proteins found in one Polyodon spathula isolate WHYD16114869_AA chromosome 10, ASM1765450v1, whole genome shotgun sequence genomic segment:
- the LOC121321830 gene encoding peptidyl-prolyl cis-trans isomerase A-like, with protein sequence MLMSLLLNISKFGSLALVAARLCSSQPSKNPVVYFDIAADNQSLGRVTFELNADVVPKTADNFRALCIGEKGYGYKGSIFHRVIPQFMCQGGDFTNHNGTGGKSIYGARFPDENFKLQHAGPGVLSMVDSGPNTNGSQFFICSTKTPWLDGKHVVFGHVKEGIEVITQVEKYGSRTGRTSKKITVTDYGELV encoded by the exons ATGCTGATGTCATTACTGCTAAACA TTTCTAAATTCGGTTCTTTGGCGTTGGTTGCAGCTAGATTATGTAGCTCACAACCAAGTAAGAATCCGGTGGTGTATTTTGACATTGCTGCAGATAACCAGTCTCTTGGGAGAGTCACCTTTGAG ttgaaTGCAGATGTGGTCCCAAAAACAGCAG ATAACTTCAGAGCACTCTGCATAGGGGAAAAAGGCTATGGATACAAGGGGTCGATATTTCACAGGGTAATTCCCCAGTTCATGTGCCAG GGTGGAGACTTTACCAATCACAATGGAACAGGAGGGAAGTCAATCTATGGTGCAAGGTTTCCAGATGAGAACTTCAAACTGCAACACGCCGGGCCAG GTGTGCTGTCCATGGTCGATTCTGGACCAAACACAAATGGATCTCAGTTCTTTATATGTTCCACCAAAACTCCATG GCTGGACGGAAAACATGTGGTGTTTGGCCATGTAAAGGAAGGGATAGAAGTGATAACACAAGTTGAAAAGTATGGTTCTAGAACTGGGAGAACCTCCAAGAAGATAACTGTCACAGACTATGGAGAACTTGTGTAA